The sequence below is a genomic window from Campylobacter concisus.
GTGAGCGTGCCATTTGTCCATGCACATAAGCAAAACGAGGAGCTTTACATCATCCTAGAGGGTGAGGGTGAGCTTTTCATCGACGGTGAGGTGCTAAAAGTAAGCAAAGGAGATGCGGTGCGCATAGATCCAGAGGGCAAAAGGTGCTTTAAAGCTGGCAAAAACGGCATCAAAATGATCTGTATCCAGACAAAACGCGGTAGCCTAGAGCAATACACAATGAGTGACGGTGTGATAGTTGATGACGTAAAGCCAAGCTGGTTGTAAAATAAAAAACAAAATTTAAAGGAGAAATAATAAAAATAGCAATCATCGGAGCAAACGGCAAAAGCGGTACAAATTTGGTAAACGAGGCTCTAAAACAAGGACATGACGTAACGGCAATCATTAGAGACAAAGAGTATAAAAATGGGGGCGTAAAGGTTATTTATAAAGATATCTTTGAGCTTACAAAGACTGATCTGGCTGGCTTTGACGTAGTGATCAGTGCATTTGCAGCGTGGACGCCAGATACCTTTGCGCTTCACAAAAAAGTGGCTACTCATCTTAGAAATTTGCTAGAGGGTGGCGACACAAGACTAATTGTAGTTGGTGGTGCTGGTACATTATTTGTAGATGATAAGGGCACAATGGTGATGGATACGCCAGACTTCCCGACTGCATATATGGGCGTGGCAAAGGCGACCGCGGAGTCTTATTTTGAGCTAAAAGATAGGAGCAATTTGCTTTGGACATACGTAAGCCCAGCAGGCGACTATGACCCAAATGGTGCTCGTACTGGTAAATACGTGCTTGGTGGAGATAATCTCATCTTAAACTCAAAAAATGAGAGCTATATAAGCTATGCAGACCTTGCGCTTGCGATCATAGACGAGCTAAAAAACAAAAAATTTATACAAAAACGCTTCACAGCAGTTGGCGAGCGAGCATAAAAATTATAGATTTGACATAGCTGGCACAAAAAGTCGGCTTGTCAAATCTAAACTGAAAATAAACTGCTTTTAGTAAAAATTTAAAGTATAATCAGAAAAAATTTCAAGGACAGTTATGCAAGTAGGGATCAAGTTTTCAACCGCGATCCATGTAGTTTTAGCAGCTTGTTTTTTCAAAGGCGAGAAAGTCACGAGCGAATTTA
It includes:
- a CDS encoding cupin domain-containing protein, with the protein product MKNFQVAKIANEPRVELKEALNLSGCEVSINELPANVSVPFVHAHKQNEELYIILEGEGELFIDGEVLKVSKGDAVRIDPEGKRCFKAGKNGIKMICIQTKRGSLEQYTMSDGVIVDDVKPSWL
- a CDS encoding NAD(P)-dependent oxidoreductase, translating into MVNEALKQGHDVTAIIRDKEYKNGGVKVIYKDIFELTKTDLAGFDVVISAFAAWTPDTFALHKKVATHLRNLLEGGDTRLIVVGGAGTLFVDDKGTMVMDTPDFPTAYMGVAKATAESYFELKDRSNLLWTYVSPAGDYDPNGARTGKYVLGGDNLILNSKNESYISYADLALAIIDELKNKKFIQKRFTAVGERA